AGCCCGGTCGTAGCCGCAGCGGTCGGCCAGCTCGGCGTAGAAGTCGTGCAGGCGGCGGCGGTACTCGTCGAGCACGTCCATGACGATGCCCGGCTCCGGGTACTCCGCCGCGGCGTTGACGAAGTTGCAGCCGCGGCAGTTCTCCTCCCCGCACCACTTCCCGGCCTCGTCGATCGTCGCGAGGATCATCTCCCCGTCCCGGGGCGGGGCGCCGTCGGCCGCCTGCCGGATCCGGCCCTGCATCATCCCGATGCGCTCGGTGAGGTAGGCGGCGACCAGGTGGTCCTTGGAGGGGAAGTGCGCGTAGAGGGTGGCCTTGGCGACACCGGCGCGGGCGATCACCCTGTCGATGCCGACGGCGTGGATGCCGTGGGCGTAGAAGAGCTCGTCAGCGGCGCTGATCAAGCGTTTCCGGGCGCGCGAGGGAGCGCCGTCCACCGGTGCCGTCACATGCAGGACAGTACAGCAGCGGCCACTTCACCAAACCAGACAGACTTGTCTGTCTGCAGCCGCTAGGATGAACGCGCCGAGGCGGGACCCCGACGGGCGTCTCCGTGAGGGACTTGGGCCGCGCGCGGTCCGCCGCGAGGCCGATCCGGGACAGGAGGGGCCGGATCGAATCGCAATGCGGCGCAGCGTGGCCCAAGCACCCTCACCGGCCCGGTCGGTGGATTCGGCGGGTCCAGTGAGCCCGATCGGTTCGGTCGATTCGACCGGTTCGACCGGTTCCAGCCCGAACGCTTCGGGGTCCCGCGCTCCGCGCGATCGAGCGGGCGGGGCCGGGAATATCGCGGGGGGCCACCTGGTTGTGCCGTGTGCGGGTCGGTGCGGTAGCAAGTGTCCCCCGGGCTCCACTACAAAGCCTTCGTGGAATACCGCGTCCGGCACGGCCACTCCGGTGGGCGTACGGACGGTCTTCGGAGCCGCGTTGTGCACCACGCCGTGAGGCGACCGCCGTACCGTCCTGCAGCGTTGAGGGCCCCGCCGACTTTTGCCGGCGGGGCCTTCGCGTTCACCGGCCCCGCTCGGGGCCCTCCGGCGCGCGTTCCCTCGCCACGGGTTCCCTCATCGCACGCGCTCCGGCTCCGCGAGCGCCGCGGATTCGCCGACGGCGGCCAGAACGGAGTCGAGGAGGCCGGGGAACCTGGCGTCGAGGGCGTCGTGATCGGGGTTGGGCCGCAGGGAAGGGCGGCGGCCGGATGGTGCTGATACGGCTGATACGGCTGGTCCGGCCGTCTCCGGACGGTGCTACCCGGAATCGGTGTCCTCGTTGACGTGCCCCAGATGGAACGGTTCCGCGCGAGGCTCTCCGTTCCTCAGAGCGCCGGGCAGGAGGGCAGCCGTGTTCTTGGGGCGGACCACCGTCACCCGTGTGGTCGTCAACTCCTCGATCGTCCACCAGTGACGCCCGTAGCGGGCCTCGTCGGTCCCGACCCGCATCGCGCCCGCCTCCTCAGCGGTGACGCGAAGGAGCCGGTACTCCTCGTACTGGTCGAAACCTTGGCCGTCGACCCTGAAAAGCGCCTGCCGCATCCAGACCACCGGCCCCAGCCGCCGCGCAGGCAGATCCGGCGCCGTCTCCTCCCGCACCTCCCGCACCGCGGCCCGCGGATACTCTTCACCGGGCCCGCCCCCGCCGCCGGCGGTGAACCACCACCCCGACCCCGGCTTGCGCGGATCCCGTCCGCACAGCAGGAGAAGGCGGTCGCGCTCGTCGGCCAGCAGGACACGAGAGGTCCACCGCTTCCTCAGCACCATGGGAGCCGACCCCAGCCGTTCGGCATCGGCTGATCGTCAGGCGTCCCGATCGGCCGGGCGGCGCCGACCGGCCTCTCCGCGGTGGTGCCGTGCCCCGCTCTGCCGTATCCGCCCTCTTCTGCACACCGTCGCCTTCTGCACACCGCCGCCGTCCATGGACGGGACGCCACGGGCCGGGACGGCGCGGCGCATAGTGCGCCGGTGCTCAACCGCGGGTGAGTATCTCCGTGGGCATGGCGTGCGCCGCAGCCGCCCACTGGCGATCGCGTGCCGTGGGCGGTCCCGGCGGAACCGCCCACAGCGCGATGGCCGCGGCGGTGCTCAGACGGCGGCTGCGGCCCCGATGGCCGGCGGTCGGCAGCCGATTCACCGGCCGCCGGGGCCGCCTCGCCTCACGGCCAGGTCCGCGTCCACGGCCGCGCCTGCTCGAAGGCGTGCGCGGCGGAGAGGACCAGGCCGTCGGCGTGGCGGGGGCCGACGATCTGCAGGCCGACGGGCAGCCCTTCGGCGGTGAACCCGCAAGGGACGCTCGCCGCCGGCTGCTGGGTCATGTTGAACGGGTAGCTGAACCCGGCCCAGCTCGTCCAGCGGCGCTGCCCGGAGTCCGGCGGGGCCTCGCACCCCGCCTCGAACGCCGGAATCGGCATCGTCGGGGTGAGCAGCAGGTCGTAGGTGTCGTGGAAGCGGCCCATCAGCCCGCCGAGCGCCATGCGGGTCGCCATCGCGGTGAGGTAGTCCTGCGCCGAGTAGGTCAGGCCCTCCTCGATGACCTCCCGCAGCCCCGGGTCGAGCAGCTCGCGCTGCTCGGCCGTCAGGTGCTCCGTGGCCTTGGCCGCGCCGGAGAACCACAGCACGTGGAAGTCCTGGACCGGGTCGGCGAACCCGGGGTCGGCCTGCTCGACGTGCGCGCCGAGCTCCTCGAACACCCGCACCGCCGCGGCGACGGACTCGGCGACCTGCGGGGCGACGTCGTCCACGTATCCCAGCGTGGGGCTGAAGGCGATCCGCAGCCCCGACATCGGGCGCTCCAGCGTTTCGGTGAAGCTCTCGGTCGGCCGGGCCAGCGCCGACCAGTCGCGGCTGTCGGCGCCGCACATGACGTCGAGCATGAGGGCCGCGTCGGCCACCGTCCTGGTCATGGGGCCGGAGTGCGCCAGCGTGCCGAACGCGCTGGCCGGGTAGTGCGGCACCAGGCCGTAGGTGGGCTTCAGGGCGAAGATCCCGGTGAAGCTCGCCGGGATGCGCACCGAGCCGCCGCCGTCGGTCCCCGTGGCCAGCGGCGCCATGCCGCAGGCGACCGCGGCCGACGCGCCGCCGCTGGAGCCGCCGGGGGTCTTGGCGAGGTCCCACGGGTTGCGGGTGACGCCCGTGAGCGGGCTGTCGGTGACGCCCTTCCACGCCAGCTCGGGGGTCGTGGTCTTGCCGACGAACACCGCGCCGTGCTCGCGCAGCCGGGCGACGACCGGGGAGTCCTCCGGCCAGCGCTGCTCCGGGTCGACCGTGCGCGAACCGCGCAGCGTGGGCCAGTCGCGGGTCAGCATGATGTCCTTGATGGAGGCCGGAACGCCGTCGAGCCGCCCGACGGGCTCGCCGCGCTGCCAGCGCTCCTGTGCGGCGCGTGCGGCCGCGCGCGCCTCGTCCGGCTTCACCAGGCAGAACGCGTTGATCGCCGGATTCTCCCGCTCGATGCGGTCCAGGACCGCCTCCGTGGCCTCCACCGGTGACAGCTCGCGGCGGGCGTAGGCCGCGACGAGCTCCGTCGCCGGAAGGTCGGCGGGCGACGAACCTCGCCGCTCCGCCCGGTGGGGCACGGGTTCCCCGTTGTCCGCGTTCAACCGGCTCTCTCCCTGGGCCTTGGTCCGCACGGGCTGCCTCTCTCCATCTCGCTCGGGCTCACTGGAATGCGGGTCTTTTCGGGAGGCCGGGTCCGCCGGGAAGCGGAGCTCCCCGGGAGGCGGTCCACCCGGGAGGCGGGTCCCTCCGGGGACGGCTCCCGCGGAAACCGGATCCATCGGGGAACCGGGCCTCTCGGACGACCGGACCTCTCGGGCGACCGGACCTCTTGGACGGCCGCCCTCTGGCGGAGCGGTCCCGTCAGGAACCGGACACGTATCCCCGGTGCTTGTCCACGATGTTGTGCGGGTCGCGGCCGGTGAGGAAGCGGTCCAGGTTGGCCAGGAACAGTTCCACCAGCTCCTCGCGCCAGCCCACGACGTCGCCGGACATGTGCGGCGAGACGACGACCCCGGGCAGGTCCCACAGCGGAGACGACTCCGGCAGCGGCTCCGTCTCGAACACGTCCAGGGCCGCGCCGGCGACGGCGCCGTCCCGCAGCGCCGCCACGAGGTCGTCCTCGACCACGAGCGGACCCCGGCCGACGTTGATCAGCCGGGCGGTGGGCTTCATCCGCTCCAGCGCCGCCGCGTCGATCAGGCCGCGGGTGGCGTCGGTGAGCGGGGCGGCGAGCACGACGTAGTCGGCGCGGGGCAGCGCCTCGGCCAGGTCGCCGGAGGCCACGACGGTGCCGAAGTCGGGGTCGGAGTCGCGGGCGACGCGGCCGACGCCCTCGACGGTCATGCCGATGGCGGAGAGCCCGCGGGCGATGGCCCGGCCGATGGGGCCGGTGCCCACGACGAGCGCGCGCCGGCCGCCGACCCGCTCGGTCTCGCGGTGCCGCCAGAGCCGGCGCCGCTGGAGGTCGTGGCTGGTCTGGAAGTCCTTGGCGAAGCTCAGCACCAGGCCGACCACATATTCGGCCATGGGCTGATCGAACACGCCGCGGGAGTTGGTGACGACGACGTCGCTGTCGACCAGGGCGGGGAACATCAGGTTGTCCACCCCGGCGGTGGCGGCGTGCACCCACCGCAGCGAGTCGGCCTTGGGCCAGGCCGCGGCGACGGCCTCGGAGAACAGGTCCCAGACGAACAGCGCCCGCGCACCGGGCAGGGCCTCGGCGAGCCGGTCCGCTGTGGCGTAGCGGACGGAGGCGAGCCGGGGATCGGCGTCGATCCGGTCCCGATTGGGCGGCAGGTCGTCACCGTGCAGGACGACGAGGTGCGGCGGTTCGTTGCTCACGGGGGCGGCTCCCGGTTCTTCGACGCGGTCGGCTGATGGTTGTCGATGTCGGTGGTGCCCATGCCTGGATGCGACTTATCCACAAGTCGTGAACTTTTCTGGCCGCGGGTAGGCCGACTCGGGTGGACTTGGGAGTGGGGGACCGTTTTCTCCCCCTACCCCTGGGGGACCCCCGGGGATAGGGGCGGTTGTATCACTCCGTCCCCCCATTCCCAGAAGTCACAGACACGTAACACTTGGCCCCCTCAAAGCCATTGACACGCTAAGTAGCAATCGTATGATTGTCAACAATCCGCGGCTCTCAGCCAGTGGGGTCCAAGTCGACAGTGCTATCCCTGGTTCCGCACGTCCTCGGCGCGCTTCCGGCCGGTCGCACCGGCGGGCCCGCTCTGCCGTTCGAGCAGGGCGGAAACGGCGGCCATCAGGGGCCGCCGGCGTCACCAACCCGTAAGCCCAACCCGAAAGGGCCGACCCAACGATGCCCAGGTACATGACCATCAGCTTGGAGAAGCGCGGCGTCAGCTGCGTGGCCGAACTCCTCGACAAGGACGCGCCGCGCACGTGCGAGGCGGTCTGGAACGCCCTCCCCCAGGGCGGCGACATCTACCACGCCAAGTACGCCCGCAACGAGGTCTATGCGATGGTCCCCCGGTTCGCCGACGAGGAACCGGGTCAGGAGAACCCCACCGTCACCCCCATCCCCGGCGACGTCGTCTACTTCTCCTTCGACGGCGGCATGCTCGACCGCCGGTTCAAGGAGGAGAAGGGCATCGACGCGCTCCCCGGCGTCATCGACCTCGCCATCTTCTACGGCCGCAACAACCTCCTGCTCAACGGCGATGTCGGCTGGGTGCCCGGCAACGTCTACGCCACGATCGTCGACGGCCTGGGCCGCATGGCCGAGGCCTGCAACGACGTCTGGCGCTCCGGCAGCATCGGCGAGCGCCTGACCTACCGAAGGCTCGAAGAGTAACCGCGGCCCCGCACGCCCCGCCACGAGAGCCGGCCGAGGACCGGCCGGGAGCCGGTCGAAAGCTGAGCGCTGAACAAGATCCAGAAGGAGGTGAGTGACCAATGCGGACCGATCGGCCGACCAGTCACGCACTGAGCCGCATCGAGCAGGAGGAGCGGGTCGAGAACACCCGGCTGCGGACCGCCGAACCGGCGCGGCCGTCGACGTCCCCGCGCGCGGCCGCCGCCACATCGACGACGGAACCGGCGAGGGAGCAGGCGGCGGGACCGAAACAGGAGCGGGCGGGCACGGACGCCGCGGACATGGCCAACGTCGTGGAGATCTCCGCGCTGAGTGAGCCCCCCGGGCAGTCGGGGGTGGGGGTGGTCGCCCCCTTCGACTTCGCGCTCGACCGCGAACTGTGGCGGTGGGCGCCCGATGACATCTCGCTGTACCTGACCCGGCTGCCCTTCGTGCCCGTGCCGGTGACCGTGGACATGGCCTCGGCCCTCAGCGACGGCGAGAACGTGCGCCGGGCCACCCGCGACCTGCTCGCGCCGGAACCCCTCGTCGTCGGCTACGCCTGCGCGTCGGGGAGCTTCGTCGACGGCGCCGAGGGCGAGCGGCGGCTGCACACCAGCATCCTCGACGCGGGGGCACCCGCCGCCGTCACCACCTCCGGGGCGCTCATCCGGGCCCTGGAGGCGCTCGGCGTGCGCCGGATCGCCGTGGTGACGCCCTACGTCGACAGCGTCACCGAGCGCCTGCTCGGCTACCTCGGCGAGTTCGGCGTGGAGACCGTCAACAGCGTCGGTCTGGGCCTGCTGAACCACATCTGGAAGGTCACCTACTCCGAGGTGGTGCAGGCCGTCCGCGACGCCGACCGCCCCGAGGCCGAAGCCGTCTTCATCAGCTGCACCAACGTTTTGACCTACGACATCATCGCGCCGCTGGAGCGCACGCTCGGCAAGCCGGTCCTGGCCGCCAACCAGGTCACGATGTGGGGCGCGCTCAACGCCATCGGCCGCAGGGCCGTGGCGAACGACCAGTGGCTGCTGGAGGCCACCGACCGGACCGCGGCCTAGTGCGCGGCCACGGCACCCGGCCGGACACCGACACCGGAAAAGGAGGGTTCATGGGGGCGACGATCGGCTTCCTCTACCCGGGTTACAGCGCCGAGGACGACTACCCCGCGTTCCAGCGGCTGCTCGGCGACGACGTCTCGCTGCGCCTCGTCCACACCCTGATGCGCGAGGACGCGCACCGGGTGGACGCGCTGCTGGACGTCGGCGGCCCCGACGTGCTGGGCGAGGGCGCCCGGACGCTGCGCGAGCAGGGCGTCGACGCCGCCGTGTGGGCGTGCACCAGCGGCAGTTTCGTGTTCGGCTGGGAGGGCGCGAAGCAGCAGGTCGACGGCGTCCGCGAGGCGGCGGGCGCACCGGCGTCGAGCACGTCGTTCGCGTTCGTCAACGCGATCCGGCACCTGGGCGCGCGCCGGGTGGCCATCGCCGCGACCTACCCCGACGACGTGGCGCAGCGGTTCGTGGAGTTCCTGCGCGACGCCGACATCGAGGTCGTCTCCATGGCCAGCCGCGGCATCGTCACCGCCGCCGAGGTGGGCACGCTGCCGGCCCCGGACGTGCTGGACTTCGTCGCGCTCAACGACCGCGCCGACGCCGAGGCGGTCCTCGTCCCCGACACCGCCCTGCACAGCGCGGCGATCCTGGAGGACCTGGAGGAGCGTCTCGGCAAGCCGGTGCTCACCGCCAATCAGGTGAGCGTGTGGGAGGGGCTGCGGCTGGCGGGCGCGACCTCGCCCCGCAGCGGACTGGGTACGCTGTTCCGTTCCGCGCCGGCCGTCTCCGTGGCGGGCGCCTAGCGAACGACCGTGACGAGGGTGCGGTTAGGGTCGGATCCGGCCCTGACCGCACCGCCGATTCAAGAGAGGCGATCGAATGTCATGAGCACCCCAGGGGAACTCGAACCCGTTGCCAGGGAGTCCACGGCCGCCCTCATCGCCAACCAGTTGAGGTCGGCGATCATGTACGGCTCGCTGGCCCCGGGGGACCAGCTCGGGGAGACCGACCTCGCCGGGAGGCTGGGGGTCAGTCGGGGGCCCCTGCGCGAGGCCATGCAGCGGCTCGTGCAGGAGGGGCTGCTGCGCAGCGAGCGGCACCGCGGGCTCTTCGTCACCGAGCTCACGCCCGATGACGTGCGCGACGTCTACACCGCCCGCCTCGCCGTCGAGCGCAGCGCGTGCGAGCTGATCATGCGCGGGAACCGGGGTGAGGCGCTGGCCCGGCTCACGGCCGCTCTGGCGGCGCTGGTGACGGCGGGGCGGACCGGCGATCGGGTGGCCATGAGCGATGCCGACCAGGAGTTCCACCAGACCCTGGTGAGCTGCTCGGGCAACACCCGGCTGGAGCGGATGGCGCAGACGCTGCTGGTGGAGACGCGCATGTGCCTGACGGTGATGCAGGAGGCCTACCCCGAGCCGGGCGAGCTCGTGGAGGAGCACCAGAAGCTGGTCGACGCCATCTCCGATGGCGACGAGGAGCTCCTGCTGCGCCTCATCGAGTCGCACATGCTCGAAACGATCGAGCGGATCAACCACCCCGGCGACGGCGGCGCCGGCCCCTCCCCGGTCACGGCGGAGTAGGCCCCGCCGGGCCACGGACTACGGGCCACGCACGGGTCGCGAGGCTCGGGCTTCGCCACGGGGCGGGGTCCGGCCTTGCGCTCCTCTATGGCCGAGCCCGGACTCAACCGGCGCGAGCCGAGTCCGACTTTGCACGACTCGGCAGGGTGCACGGCTTCGAGTCGGCCACCGCGGCCGCCCGCACCCTGCTGGTCCTCTACACCGATCGCGTGGAGGAGTGCCGCGTGTTCTGCGGCGCGCTCGGCCTCGGCTTCGAGCGGGAGCGGCACGGCCGCGGCCCGCAGCGCTACGCCGCCGTGCTGCCCGACGGCACCGTGTTCGAGATCTACCCGGCCACGGTCGAGCGCCGGACCGGCGCGGTGCGCCTCGGCTTCGGAGTCGACGGCGCCGCCCTCGATCCGCCGTCGCGGCCCGGCCGGCATCCGCTGACCGCCCCGGACGGCCGGACGGCCGAGGTGCACGCGGGCTGACCGCGGCCCCGCCGCCCTGGGGAAGCCCGCGGCCGCAACGTGAGCCCCCCGGTATCCCCGCCGCCGCATCGGCGCCGGGAACAGGGGGCCCGGCCGGAGCCGGGCCCCCGGGCGGGGTCCTCCTGGGCCGGCGGTTCTCCGGCCCTCCCCGTTCCCTCGCCGGCCCCGCGGCCGGCCCTCTCCGGCTAGTCGATCCCGGCGATGCCCACGTACTTGGTCTCCAGGAACTCCTCGATGCCGACGTTGCCGCCCTCGCGGCCGAGGCCGGAGTGCTTCACCCCGCCGAACGGGGCCGCCGGGTTGGAGACCACGCCCTGGTTGAGGCCGACCATGCCGGCGTCCAGCGCCTCCGACACCCGAAACGCCCGGCCCAGATCCTGGGTGAAGAGGTAGCTGACCAGGCCGAACTCGGTGTCGTTGGCGGCGGCGACGGCTTCGTCCTCCGTCTGGAACGGGATGATGGGGGCCACCGGGCCGAAGATCTCGGTGTGCGACAGCTGGCTCTCCTGCGGCACGTCGGCGAGCACGGTCGGCCGGTAGAAGTAGCCGTCCCCATCGCTCGGACCGCCGCCGACCATCACCTTCGCGCCCCGGTTCACCGCGTCGTCCACCAGGCCCTGGACCTTCTCGCGCGCCTTGGCGTCGATCAGCGGGCCGACCTGGACGCCCTCGTCGGTGCCCCGGCCGATCTTCAGCGCGCCCATCCGCTCGGTCAGCCGGCGGGCGAACTCGTCGGCGACGCCGGCCTGCACGTACATCCGGTTGGCCGCGGTGCACGCCTCGCCGATGTTGCGCATCTTGGCCATCATGGCGCCCTCGACGGCGGCGTCCAGGTCGGCGTCGTCGAAGACCAGGAACGGCGCGTTGCCGCCCAGCTCCATGGAGGTGCGCAGGACCTGCTCGGCGCTCTGCTCGATGAGCTTGCGGCCGACGGGGGTGGATCCGGTGAAGGAGATCTTGCGGATCCGGCCGTCGCGCAGCAGCGGCTCGGTGACCCCGCCGGCGTCGGTCGTGGGAATGACGCTGAGCACGCCTTCGGGCAGGCCGGCCTCGCGCAGGATGTCGGCGAGCGCGAGCGCGGACAGCGGGGTCTGCTGGGCCGGCTTGAGCACCATGGTGCAGCCGGCGGCGATCGCCGGCCCGATCTTGCGGGTGCCCATCGCCATGGGGAAGTTCCACGGGGTGACGAGCATGGCCGGGCCCACCGGCTGGCGCATGACCAGGAAGCGCGCCTGGCCGTTGGGGGAGACGGAGTAGCCGCCTTCGATGCGCACGGCCTCCTCCGAGAACCAGCGGAAGAAGTCGGCGGCGTAGGCGATCTCCCCCTTCGCCTCGGCCAGCGGTTTGCCCATTTCCAGCGTCATGAGCAGGGCGAGGTCGTCCTGGCGCTCCATGAGCAGTTCGTAGGCGCGGCGCAGGATCTCGCCGCGCTCGCGGGGCGGGTGCTTGCGCCACGTCGGCTGCGCGGCCGTCGCGGCGTCGAGGGCGGCGAACGCGTCGTCGGTCCCGGCGTCGGCGATCTCGCACAGCACCGAACCCGTGGAGGGGTCCTCCACCTTGAACGTCGCGCCGGATTTGGCGTCGCGCCACCGCCCTCCGATGAAGAGCTGCTTGGACACCTGGTCGACGACCCGTGCCTCACGGTCTGCCGCGGTCATATCCAGTCCCCTTCCGGGCTCGTGCTCATGCTCATGCTCGTGCGTCGTGGGTCGCCCCTGCCCCGGGTCGCCCTCGCGGACATGGTCCCGTTGAATACGCCTTCCCACCTGGCGCGTTCGTTAACGGCTCGACCGGGGTAGGGGCGAGGTGTCCGTGCCTGGACACCACCCTGGCGCGGATGATTCCATAGCGCTGTCGATTGTCAACAATCCTACGGAATGAGGTCCGAGAATGGCTGAGCAGTCGGCCGAGCTCTCCCCGATCCTGAAGCAGGCGACGCCGGTTCTCGCCGCGCGCGGCGAGGGCGTCTACATCTACGACGAGGACGACCGCCGCTATCTCGACTTCACCGCCGGCATCGGCGTCACGAGCACGGGGCACTGCCACCCCAAGGTCGTCGAGGCCGCGCAGCGGCAGGTGGCGACCCTGGTCCACGGCCAGTACACGACCGTGATGCACCGGCCGCTGCTGCGGCTCACCGAGCGCCTCGGCTCGGTGCTGCCCGCGGGCGTCGACCGGCTGTTCTACGTCAACTCCGGCAGCGAGGCCGTCGAGGCGTCGCTGCGGCTGGCGCGGCAGGCGACGGGGCGGCAGAACGCCATCGTGTTCCAGGGCTCCTTCCACGGCCGGACCATGGCGGCGGCGTCCCTGACCACCTCGGGGGTCAAGATCCGCGCGGGCATCGGCCCGCTGATGCCCGGCGTGGCGGTGTCGCCGTTCCCCTACGCCTACCGGTACGGCATGAGCGAGGAGCAGGCGAGCGAGTTCGCGCTGCGCGAA
This sequence is a window from Spinactinospora alkalitolerans. Protein-coding genes within it:
- a CDS encoding D-2-hydroxyacid dehydrogenase, which translates into the protein MSNEPPHLVVLHGDDLPPNRDRIDADPRLASVRYATADRLAEALPGARALFVWDLFSEAVAAAWPKADSLRWVHAATAGVDNLMFPALVDSDVVVTNSRGVFDQPMAEYVVGLVLSFAKDFQTSHDLQRRRLWRHRETERVGGRRALVVGTGPIGRAIARGLSAIGMTVEGVGRVARDSDPDFGTVVASGDLAEALPRADYVVLAAPLTDATRGLIDAAALERMKPTARLINVGRGPLVVEDDLVAALRDGAVAGAALDVFETEPLPESSPLWDLPGVVVSPHMSGDVVGWREELVELFLANLDRFLTGRDPHNIVDKHRGYVSGS
- a CDS encoding glyoxalase/bleomycin resistance/dioxygenase family protein, translated to MHGFESATAAARTLLVLYTDRVEECRVFCGALGLGFERERHGRGPQRYAAVLPDGTVFEIYPATVERRTGAVRLGFGVDGAALDPPSRPGRHPLTAPDGRTAEVHAG
- a CDS encoding GntR family transcriptional regulator; translation: MSTPGELEPVARESTAALIANQLRSAIMYGSLAPGDQLGETDLAGRLGVSRGPLREAMQRLVQEGLLRSERHRGLFVTELTPDDVRDVYTARLAVERSACELIMRGNRGEALARLTAALAALVTAGRTGDRVAMSDADQEFHQTLVSCSGNTRLERMAQTLLVETRMCLTVMQEAYPEPGELVEEHQKLVDAISDGDEELLLRLIESHMLETIERINHPGDGGAGPSPVTAE
- a CDS encoding NUDIX domain-containing protein; its protein translation is MVLRKRWTSRVLLADERDRLLLLCGRDPRKPGSGWWFTAGGGGGPGEEYPRAAVREVREETAPDLPARRLGPVVWMRQALFRVDGQGFDQYEEYRLLRVTAEEAGAMRVGTDEARYGRHWWTIEELTTTRVTVVRPKNTAALLPGALRNGEPRAEPFHLGHVNEDTDSG
- a CDS encoding TetR/AcrR family transcriptional regulator, with product MISAADELFYAHGIHAVGIDRVIARAGVAKATLYAHFPSKDHLVAAYLTERIGMMQGRIRQAADGAPPRDGEMILATIDEAGKWCGEENCRGCNFVNAAAEYPEPGIVMDVLDEYRRRLHDFYAELADRCGYDRAERLAAICVSHFDGIMVSAHMDRDPCVGEKARESLTLVLAAWPHRHTSDRTAPTEADRP
- a CDS encoding maleate cis-trans isomerase family protein, with the translated sequence MGATIGFLYPGYSAEDDYPAFQRLLGDDVSLRLVHTLMREDAHRVDALLDVGGPDVLGEGARTLREQGVDAAVWACTSGSFVFGWEGAKQQVDGVREAAGAPASSTSFAFVNAIRHLGARRVAIAATYPDDVAQRFVEFLRDADIEVVSMASRGIVTAAEVGTLPAPDVLDFVALNDRADAEAVLVPDTALHSAAILEDLEERLGKPVLTANQVSVWEGLRLAGATSPRSGLGTLFRSAPAVSVAGA
- a CDS encoding maleate cis-trans isomerase family protein, translating into MANVVEISALSEPPGQSGVGVVAPFDFALDRELWRWAPDDISLYLTRLPFVPVPVTVDMASALSDGENVRRATRDLLAPEPLVVGYACASGSFVDGAEGERRLHTSILDAGAPAAVTTSGALIRALEALGVRRIAVVTPYVDSVTERLLGYLGEFGVETVNSVGLGLLNHIWKVTYSEVVQAVRDADRPEAEAVFISCTNVLTYDIIAPLERTLGKPVLAANQVTMWGALNAIGRRAVANDQWLLEATDRTAA
- a CDS encoding amidase, with protein sequence MRTKAQGESRLNADNGEPVPHRAERRGSSPADLPATELVAAYARRELSPVEATEAVLDRIERENPAINAFCLVKPDEARAAARAAQERWQRGEPVGRLDGVPASIKDIMLTRDWPTLRGSRTVDPEQRWPEDSPVVARLREHGAVFVGKTTTPELAWKGVTDSPLTGVTRNPWDLAKTPGGSSGGASAAVACGMAPLATGTDGGGSVRIPASFTGIFALKPTYGLVPHYPASAFGTLAHSGPMTRTVADAALMLDVMCGADSRDWSALARPTESFTETLERPMSGLRIAFSPTLGYVDDVAPQVAESVAAAVRVFEELGAHVEQADPGFADPVQDFHVLWFSGAAKATEHLTAEQRELLDPGLREVIEEGLTYSAQDYLTAMATRMALGGLMGRFHDTYDLLLTPTMPIPAFEAGCEAPPDSGQRRWTSWAGFSYPFNMTQQPAASVPCGFTAEGLPVGLQIVGPRHADGLVLSAAHAFEQARPWTRTWP
- a CDS encoding NAD-dependent succinate-semialdehyde dehydrogenase, with amino-acid sequence MTAADREARVVDQVSKQLFIGGRWRDAKSGATFKVEDPSTGSVLCEIADAGTDDAFAALDAATAAQPTWRKHPPRERGEILRRAYELLMERQDDLALLMTLEMGKPLAEAKGEIAYAADFFRWFSEEAVRIEGGYSVSPNGQARFLVMRQPVGPAMLVTPWNFPMAMGTRKIGPAIAAGCTMVLKPAQQTPLSALALADILREAGLPEGVLSVIPTTDAGGVTEPLLRDGRIRKISFTGSTPVGRKLIEQSAEQVLRTSMELGGNAPFLVFDDADLDAAVEGAMMAKMRNIGEACTAANRMYVQAGVADEFARRLTERMGALKIGRGTDEGVQVGPLIDAKAREKVQGLVDDAVNRGAKVMVGGGPSDGDGYFYRPTVLADVPQESQLSHTEIFGPVAPIIPFQTEDEAVAAANDTEFGLVSYLFTQDLGRAFRVSEALDAGMVGLNQGVVSNPAAPFGGVKHSGLGREGGNVGIEEFLETKYVGIAGID
- a CDS encoding DUF3830 family protein gives rise to the protein MTISLEKRGVSCVAELLDKDAPRTCEAVWNALPQGGDIYHAKYARNEVYAMVPRFADEEPGQENPTVTPIPGDVVYFSFDGGMLDRRFKEEKGIDALPGVIDLAIFYGRNNLLLNGDVGWVPGNVYATIVDGLGRMAEACNDVWRSGSIGERLTYRRLEE